In a single window of the Candidatus Kaiserbacteria bacterium genome:
- a CDS encoding DUF2177 family protein, which translates to MSILQYVYLYLLTVPVFFAIDMLWLGVVAKGFYQEKLVNFLGPVNWTAAIVFYLIFIVGILIFAVIPALQEQSLMKAVVLGALFGFFTYATYDLTNLATLKDWPILIVFVDILWGAVLSGSVATASYLIGKNLFF; encoded by the coding sequence ATGTCAATTCTTCAATATGTATATTTGTACCTGCTCACCGTCCCGGTATTTTTTGCTATAGATATGCTGTGGCTTGGTGTTGTTGCAAAAGGTTTTTACCAAGAAAAGTTGGTGAATTTCCTTGGCCCTGTGAATTGGACTGCGGCGATTGTATTCTACCTCATATTTATTGTGGGGATTCTCATATTTGCGGTTATACCTGCGCTCCAAGAGCAGTCACTCATGAAAGCGGTGGTGCTTGGAGCACTGTTTGGATTTTTTACATACGCTACATACGACCTCACTAACTTAGCAACACTCAAAGATTGGCCAATCCTTATTGTCTTCGTGGATATTCTTTGGGGAGCAGTGCTTTCGGGGTCCGTCGCAACAGCGAGTTACCTAATTGGTAAAAACCTTTTCTTTTAG
- a CDS encoding DUF1295 domain-containing protein: protein MLLYELAVIAAVIFSFVTTLYVISLIIKRNDIADSAWGVGILIVAMMSYFLSAEKGVLMQVLLLLATLWGVRLSVRIFLRNIHKEEDYRYKKWRDEWGAWFYVRSYFQVYLLQGFLMIVVGYSFVHASVYGSTAPIGVVSVLGILMWSVGYFFEVVGDWQLDQFIKSKPAQGAILKTGLWKYTRHPNYFGEVIMWWGVWLLVATLPMGYVALVSPLMITFLILKVSGIPMLEKRFEGNANFEEYKRKTNAFFPGKSRV from the coding sequence ATGTTACTTTACGAATTAGCAGTCATAGCAGCAGTTATTTTTTCTTTCGTGACAACGTTGTACGTGATTTCGCTCATCATTAAACGAAATGATATTGCGGATTCTGCATGGGGCGTTGGTATTCTGATCGTGGCAATGATGAGTTACTTTTTGAGTGCTGAGAAAGGAGTACTCATGCAGGTGCTTCTCTTGCTCGCAACATTGTGGGGTGTGCGTCTGTCCGTACGCATTTTCCTCCGTAATATACATAAAGAGGAAGACTATCGATATAAAAAGTGGCGTGACGAATGGGGCGCTTGGTTTTATGTGCGGAGTTATTTTCAGGTATATCTACTCCAGGGATTTTTAATGATTGTGGTGGGATATTCCTTCGTTCATGCAAGTGTGTATGGAAGTACTGCACCCATAGGGGTAGTATCGGTATTGGGGATTCTGATGTGGAGTGTTGGTTATTTCTTTGAAGTCGTTGGTGATTGGCAACTCGACCAGTTTATTAAAAGTAAGCCGGCGCAAGGAGCAATCCTTAAGACGGGATTATGGAAGTACACCCGCCATCCTAATTACTTTGGTGAAGTCATTATGTGGTGGGGTGTGTGGCTACTCGTAGCCACGTTGCCTATGGGATATGTAGCACTCGTCAGTCCACTCATGATTACCTTTCTCATTTTAAAGGTTTCGGGTATACCAATGCTTGAAAAGCGATTTGAAGGAAATGCCAATTTTGAAGAGTATAAGCGAAAGACGAATGCTTTTTTCCCAGGGAAATCAAGAGTATAG
- a CDS encoding DUF475 domain-containing protein, producing the protein MKSITQHFFFRPIIVSVIALLLVWYKAGASAFLLVTVLAILETTLSFDNAVVNAKVLERMSPLWQRRFLTWGILIAVVGTRFVLPILIVSTALWMSPWYITTLAIQDPAAYGHLLESVHGTITAFGGMFLLMVSLKYFFNKTKDVHWIHRVEAHLVKWGRIEAIEIALALTLLAILASVTHFSPVSVLIAGIVGIVLFIIMEGVAGSLSLEAGEVAQSGATLFVYLNILDSAFSLDGVVGAFALTTNLLIIVVGLGIGAYFVRALTLYMVEQKTLTQLVYLEHGAHWAILGLAIAMLANLIIHAPEVVTGLIGLVFVTLAYRSSIRESKMKA; encoded by the coding sequence ATGAAATCAATCACGCAACACTTTTTCTTTCGGCCAATTATTGTTTCGGTGATAGCACTCTTGCTCGTGTGGTACAAGGCGGGAGCATCTGCATTTTTGCTCGTCACCGTGCTTGCGATACTGGAAACAACACTTTCTTTTGATAATGCTGTGGTGAACGCGAAAGTACTTGAGCGAATGAGCCCACTCTGGCAGCGTCGTTTTCTCACGTGGGGTATTCTCATTGCGGTCGTGGGGACACGTTTTGTACTTCCTATACTCATTGTGAGTACTGCGCTTTGGATGTCGCCATGGTACATCACGACACTCGCGATACAAGACCCTGCGGCATACGGACATCTGCTTGAAAGTGTTCATGGGACCATTACCGCATTTGGCGGCATGTTTCTTCTTATGGTCTCACTCAAATATTTTTTCAATAAGACGAAGGATGTGCATTGGATACACAGAGTAGAGGCGCACCTAGTGAAGTGGGGACGAATCGAGGCTATCGAAATAGCACTTGCGCTCACACTCCTTGCAATCCTAGCATCGGTCACGCACTTTAGCCCCGTATCGGTACTTATTGCAGGCATTGTGGGTATTGTCCTTTTTATCATTATGGAAGGAGTGGCCGGCTCACTCTCACTTGAGGCAGGAGAGGTGGCACAGAGTGGCGCGACACTCTTTGTGTATCTCAACATACTCGACTCAGCCTTTTCACTCGATGGTGTGGTAGGAGCATTTGCACTCACAACGAACCTACTCATTATTGTGGTGGGTTTGGGTATTGGTGCGTACTTCGTCCGTGCGCTCACACTCTATATGGTGGAACAGAAGACGCTCACCCAACTTGTATATCTCGAACACGGCGCTCATTGGGCAATATTGGGGCTCGCTATTGCAATGCTCGCTAATCTTATTATTCATGCTCCCGAGGTGGTGACGGGGCTTATCGGACTTGTTTTTGTAACGCTTGCATACCGATCATCAATACGAGAGAGCAAAATGAAAGCATAG
- the mscL gene encoding large conductance mechanosensitive channel protein MscL — translation MKRFLEDFKAFAMKGNVMDLAVAVVIGGAFGKIVSSLVDTIIMPTVGLLLGGVDFTGWGFKVGDSIIAYGKFVQATADFVIIAFVIFVVMHFLHSFEKKKELEIKVEPEPKPDETVILLQEIRDLLKERE, via the coding sequence ATGAAAAGATTTCTAGAGGATTTTAAAGCGTTTGCCATGAAGGGAAATGTGATGGATCTCGCTGTTGCGGTGGTTATAGGAGGGGCGTTCGGGAAGATTGTGTCCTCACTCGTGGACACCATTATTATGCCGACCGTGGGGCTTTTGCTTGGTGGCGTCGACTTTACCGGATGGGGCTTCAAAGTTGGGGACTCAATCATTGCATATGGAAAATTTGTACAAGCGACAGCGGACTTCGTAATTATCGCGTTCGTGATTTTTGTCGTAATGCATTTTCTACACTCGTTTGAAAAGAAAAAGGAACTAGAGATTAAAGTAGAGCCTGAGCCAAAGCCTGATGAAACAGTAATCTTGCTTCAGGAGATACGTGACCTGTTAAAAGAGAGGGAATAA